The DNA segment CAGGAGATCCCACACCAGGAAATTTTCAACTATTTGAATCTCAGCAGCTTCCTGAAGTTTTCAGGGGACCTCACTGCTCTCACtgatcttttaaaattctttctgacTTCAGGCAGTTCTCAGATGCTGCACCTGAGCTAGATAGTTATTAACAGCTTACTGAAATCCAGGCTGTCAACACTCATTCCAAAACTATTCCAAAAGGAATCTTTCCAACAGAGACTTCCTATGGACCAAAATGAGCAACTGCCAAGGTTTGTTCAGGTCCTCAGTAAGGGAATGGTGCTTAGGTGTGCATTTGAGTGGAAACAGCTCCTTTTGCGGGTGTCAGGTCCATCACAGATGGTGAaaactgctggagcaggatgggctgggcagggctgcacagcacagcacaggattGCAGCTGAAGAGCCTTATTTTTAGCTGCTCTCCAAAATCCATGGGTTTTGCAGGAAAGCTGGTGTGGCTGTTCCATCAAAGCTGGGGGCAATCTGCCtgtgtggcacagggacagtACATAAACCTCATTAAGTGGTGTGAACAAATTGTTTCTCATGGAGCTTTGTCTTTAGTGGCTGTGACAAAACTGGGCCAccagctccaggggcagaaTGGAGAGGAAACAACTTTTACAATCTGTTGTGCAGCTCTCAGAACATTTATTTGCCATAAGACCTAACATCTGGCTTTGTTGCTGCTACATGGAGCCCTGATTCTGACCTCTGTGCACAGCTGCACTGTAGGCACTCCCCAGTCCCAGCCATGTGTCCCACCATGCCTCATGTAAGGGAATCCTGGCAAAACGCTCCTCTCCCCTGCATTCCTAACAATCCAAGACCTTGTAACAGAACCATCCTTATTCCAGTTTCCCAAAGAGCAGCcaaggcacaggcacagctaACCATTTTTATTTGGGAtcagcagcaggcagccagATGCCAACACAGAGTGGAAGGGATGTGCTTCACTCAGGCTCCATCTACTGACAGCAGTACACAATCACATAAATTTCACTTTGGAGAATCTCAGAGGTTTCATTGGTTTTTGACTGCTTTccaggattatttttatttatttgcctaTCTCAAGAATTTTTCCTAAGCAAGAGCTTCCCTGTTTATCTTCAAGGCCATACACGTGCAAAGCTGTCTCCTTGgctgtttctttcccttcacCTTCATTCAGAACCATCCATATCTTCCTTCATGTCTGCAACCAGCTGCTTAGAGAAGGGGCAAAGGTACTGGCTGGTAATGGCAGCAGCCTCCCTGGCATCTCTGTCCGAGTGgctgtgggaagggaaaaatCAGAGACAGTCTATTATTCCTGGGAGCATGAACTGCAGGAAGTGTGACAAGGCCACCCTGTGACATTCCAGGATGATTCCAAAGAGCAGGTCATGATTCTCATAGAAGGATCATGGCTGCCTGCTGCCAGGCACTCTACAAATGCACAGTGGTGTTTCTCCCCATTGTGGACACAAGAAGTACCATGGGCCAGTTTATTCCTCCTAATTACAGTGGTTTAAGAGTGAGATACCTAAGGGAAAGTTGTTGGGCATTAGGAAAAGACAATGTCCAGGTGCTGGAACAACCCATCCTGAGGTGTGCGTTTCAATCAGCAGCTGAATCCAGACAGGGTAGCAAAGGCGTTCTTTCAATTTTAACCATTAGATCACATTTCCTAATGCGCTAAATAATTGCTTCAATTCAGAATTACAACTCTTAGGAAATGATTAAGAAAAGATATTATTTTCCTCCCCTGGGTTTTACTATTTTTAACAACTGACTTTTCTATGGTGGTTCAGAAAAGCCTTCTTTTGGCTTCAGTATTGTGGGGCTCAGAGTCACAGAGGTGACCAATCTCTCCCACCTACCTGGTGTTCAGAAAGCTCTGGTACAACCAGAGAAAGCAAAGTTGCTCAGGTTTGTTTACCCCCTCTCTCGCCTGCATGTCTGTGTTGACTGGGCCAGGAGAGCTGGTTtagataaagaaaattaatcacaATTTAAAATCCCAAACCACCAATTATGTAACCAAACCACCatcactgcagagcagcacttgCAGCTTGTATtgtgcctgctgctgtgctcacaCACACGGCCTCAGCGGGGGCTGCTGGCCCAGCGTGGCAGTGAGAGCCccaggtggggacagggacaccagaGGTTTCCTCTCACCTGCGCTTGCGGCCCATGAGGTTTTGGATGAATTTCTGAACCTGGGCATTGCCTCTCATCTTGCTGTACTCACTGGTGAAGAGCCCATCCGAGTGCCTCAGGGACCTGCGTGGGGACAACGTGGGACAGTGGCACCTCCCAGCCACACGGGACTCCCCACGAGGGAGGCACAGCAATGCCTCTCCTCCCACCCTACGTGCCCTGTACCCTTCCCCTCCTCATCTGGGGCAGccgctgctggggctgctgcagctggacagctcagctccgtgggCAGCCCCTCCGAGCAGGGATCCGCATCCTGCCGGAAACttcccagccccaggagtgGTGTGGCTGGTGCTCACCTGTCCTTGAGGCCCACCAGGTGCTTGACCAGCTGCTGCACGTAGGCGTTGCCATTCATCTTGCTGAGCTCGCTGTGGAAGAGCCCGTCTGCGTGGCGCTTCATCCTGCACCTTGGAACAGGGAAGGGGGGCAAAAGGAATGGTTTAAAAGCACACAAGAACAGGCATTAAACACTGCTGCCTCAAGGCAAGACAGTCCCAAACACGCATGGGCAAGAATTCGTGCCACTTTGGCAAAGTTTCacaaaaaaagggggaaaaagggagtTTAAAAAATGCCTTTATTAAACATCACACAGGAAAACGACCTGCCCTTGCTTTTACTGATGTAATCACCTTGCCACAAGAATGTGGGAATGTGGGGTTATTGATGATTCATCACAAAAGTGGAGAGCAAGAGGCTGGAGAAGTAATAAACAAATATCCAGAGACACAAAGCTGAAGAGCACTTagaaaagagcagcaaagaACAGCCCTTGCAGGCGACTCCCTTGGTGAATTTACAGAGTTGGCTATTTCTGGTT comes from the Taeniopygia guttata chromosome 5, bTaeGut7.mat, whole genome shotgun sequence genome and includes:
- the SCT gene encoding secretin isoform X1, translating into MSPACPAPFLLTSDQEGTSPGENMVSMMTTLWQVIIPIIVLSHFSASLPSQERCRMKRHADGLFHSELSKMNGNAYVQQLVKHLVGLKDRSLRHSDGLFTSEYSKMRGNAQVQKFIQNLMGRKRSSPGPVNTDMQAREGVNKPEQLCFLWLYQSFLNTSHSDRDAREAAAITSQYLCPFSKQLVADMKEDMDGSE
- the SCT gene encoding secretin isoform X2; the protein is MVSMMTTLWQVIIPIIVLSHFSASLPSQERCRMKRHADGLFHSELSKMNGNAYVQQLVKHLVGLKDRSLRHSDGLFTSEYSKMRGNAQVQKFIQNLMGRKRSSPGPVNTDMQAREGVNKPEQLCFLWLYQSFLNTSHSDRDAREAAAITSQYLCPFSKQLVADMKEDMDGSE
- the SCT gene encoding secretin isoform X3, which encodes MSPACPAPFLLTSDQEGTSPGENMVSMMTTLWQVIIPIIVLSHFSASLPSQERCRMKRHADGLFHSELSKMNGNAYVQQLVKHLVGLKDRSLRHSDGLFTSEYSKMRGNAQVQKFIQNLMGRKRSHSDRDAREAAAITSQYLCPFSKQLVADMKEDMDGSE
- the SCT gene encoding secretin precursor (The RefSeq protein has 2 substitutions compared to this genomic sequence) translates to MVSMMTTLWQVIIPIIVLSHFSASLPSQERCRMKRHADGLFHSELSKMNGNAYVQQLVKHLVGLKDRSLRHSDGLFTSEYSKMRGNAQVQKFIQNLMGRKRSSPGPVNTDMQAREGVNKPEELCFLWLYQSFLNTSHSDRDAREAAAITSQYLCPFSKQLVADMKEDTDGSE